Proteins encoded by one window of Xylocopa sonorina isolate GNS202 chromosome 16, iyXylSono1_principal, whole genome shotgun sequence:
- the LOC143430929 gene encoding facilitated trehalose transporter Tret1 has protein sequence MSRNRNYETFSGEGTSSSGQNGDMENSEKSSLVGSTTLPKIQSTNQLEDGKPALPSNTACNDPESGHNVNGSVVKQVLAAVVAQLGTINTGMTFGFSAIALPQLQEPNSTIPIVEGSSEESWIASMSSIGTPIGCLVSGYMMDVLGRKRSLIITEIPALLGWVLIAFATDIRMIYAGRFFVGLGSGMVGAPARVYTGEVAQPHLRGMLTAFASIGVSTGVLIEYALGSALSWNTCAAISGILPLAALLLMFLFPETPSYLMSRSRPEKARKALQQFRGSTYNVNQEMETLINFSNKNNIKRLTGLREILTALLKPNALKPFTLLFLYFLIYQWSGTNVITFYAVEIFQDSGATLNKYLAAVILGVVRLASTIAACILCRRYGRRPLTMVSSVGCGLSMVGLGGYMWLKTYWLANRLPILVTWFPVLCIFSYTVTCTLGFLVIPWVMIGEVYPVQVRGIIGGLTTMTAHLFIFTVVKTYPFLASAITRHGTFILYGAISLFGTIFFYLCLPETKGKTLQEIEDYFSGRSSSLKTGSVKAHKPKVLEVKKGQMLP, from the exons ATGTCCAGGAACCGGAATTACGAGACGTTTAGTGGAGAAGGTACTTCGTCTAGTGG ACAAAATGGTGACATGGAGAATTCAGAGAAGTCGTCTTTGGTGGGCTCGACGACACTACCAAAGATCCAATCCACTAATCAATTGGAAGACGGAAAGCCAGCTCTGCCATCGAACACCGCCTGCAATGACCCAGAGAGCGGTCACAATGTTAACGGCAGTGTTGTTAAGCAAGTCCTGGCAGCGGTGGTGGCTCAGCTAGGGACTATCAACACTGGCATGACCTTCGGTTTCTCTGCCATTGCTCTGCCGCAGCTTCAAGAACCGAACAGCACCATTCCTATCGTAGAAGGATCTTCAGAGGAGTCTTGGATCg CCAGTATGTCTTCGATCGGAACCCCCATCGGCTGCTTGGTCTCAGGCTACATGATGGACGTACTAGGAAGAAAACGTTCTCTGATCATCACAGAGATCCCAGCGCTGCTTGGATGGGTATTAATAGCATTCGCAACAGACATACGCATGATCTACGCTGGAAGGTTCTTCGTAGGCCTTGGCTCCGGCATGGTGGGTGCTCCAGCAAGGGTTTACACCGGAGAGGTGGCTCAGCCTCATCTAAGAGGAATGCTGACCGCATTCGCCAGCATTGGAGTCAGCACAGGTGTCCTCATCGAGTACGCATTAGGCAGTGCTCTCAGCTGGAACACTTGCGCTGCGATCAGTGGAATCCTGCCTCTGGCTGCTCTGCTGCTCATGTTCCTCTTCCCAGAGACGCCATCCTACCTCATGTCCCGCAGCAGGCCAGAGAAGGCTCGCAAAGCCCTGCAACAGTTCCGTGGCAGCACCTACAACGTCAACCAAGAAATGGAGACTCTGATCAACTTCTCGAACAAGAACAACATCAAGCGTCTCACAGGTCTGCGAGAGATACTCACAGCTCTCCTGAAGCCCAACGCTCTCAAACCGTTCACTCTGCTCTTCCTCTACTTCCTGATCTACCAATGGTCAGGCACAAACGTGATCACATTCTACGCAGTGGAGATCTTCCAAGATTCTGGCGCCACGCTGAACAAGTACTTAGCCGCAGTGATCCTTGGGGTGGTCAGGCTGGCCTCTACGATAGCAGCTTGCATCCTCTGCAGAAGATACGGAAGAAGACCACTGACGATGGTCTCATCAGTTGGCTGCGGACTATCCATGGTCGGATTAGGTGGCTACATGTGGCTCAAGACCTACTGGCTCGCCAACCGCTTGCCAATCCTTGTCACCTGGTTCCCAGTCCTCTGTATATTCTCGTACACAGTCACTTGCACTCTTGGCTTCCTGGTCATACCCTGGGTGATGATCGGAGAGGTTTATCCGGTGCAAGTGAGGGGTATCATCGGTGGCTTGACTACCATGACTGCGCACCTCTTCATCTTCACTGTGGTCAAGACGTACCCCTTTTTAGCCAGCGCAATCACCAGGCATGGCACTTTTATTCTTTACGGTGCCATCTCTCTCTTCGGCACCATATTCTTTTATCTGTGCCTGCCTGAGACCAAAGGCAAGACGCTGCAGGAAATCGAGGATTATTTCTCCGGAAGAAGCAGCAGCTTGAAAACTGGCAGCGTCAAAGCGCACAAGCCGAAGGTGTTGGAGGTGAAGAAGGGACAAATGTTGCCATGA
- the LOC143431058 gene encoding uncharacterized protein LOC143431058, with product MVINKLCSEFRKIVINRQSNIIARYVSSHSSIDQTSAPPPNISKLQLNPPFASERITFVPKTLNIDFRNPDSVTNKKIFEIPWSVRIPSIEDPLRQPVQRDRPVIDRSIDLPATENALEKLAETILRIRRWKIKKHKRKKYRKRMQFIWAKIRARRNILKERTFQAKQVEKIKKALAFDAKQYVADRLAILDKERIPMTFRGEILPRNVIKQFIEEKKEQQRRRLNKPRITLD from the exons ATGGTGATTAACAAATTGTGCTCAGAATTTCGAAAAATAGTAATAAACAGACAAA gTAACATCATCGCAAGATATGTTTCTTCTCACTCATCGATAGACCAAACCTCTGCGCCTCCTCCAAATATCTCCAAACTCCAATTAAACCCACCATTCGCATCAGAACGAATAACGTTTGTCCCAAAAACCCTTAACATAGATTTTAGAAACCCAGACAGCGTCACTAACAAGAAAATATTCGAGATACCATGGTCCGTACGTATACCGTCGATAGAAGACCCTTTAAGACAACCGGTTCAACGAGATCGGCCTGTGATCGACAGATCGATTGATCTGCCGGCCACGGAGAATGCCTTGGAGAAGCTAGCCGAGACCATACTGCGGATCAGAAGATGGAAGATAAAGAAGCACAAGAGGAAGAAGTACCGCAAGAGGATGCAGTTCATTTGGGCGAAGATAAGAGCGAGGCGCAACATATTGAAGGAGAGGACGTTTCAAGCGAAGCAGGTTGAGAAGATAAAGAAAGCGCTTGCGTTCGATGCCAAGCAGTACGTGGCGGACAGACTGGCTATTTTGGATAAAGAGAGGATACCGATGACGTTCAGAGGTGAAATACTGCCACGCAATGTGATTAAGCAGTTCATCGAGGAGAAGAAGGAGCAGCAGAGGAGACGGCTTAACAAACCTCGAATTACGCTTGATTAA
- the Prosbeta3 gene encoding proteasome subunit beta type-3 codes for MSILAYNGGAIIAMKGKNCVAIAADRRFGIQAQTITCNFQKIFEMGPYLYLSLPGLATDTQTVMEKLRFRLNLYELKENRKIHPKTFASMVSNLLYERRFGPYFVEPIIAGLNPVTYEPFICNMDLIGCISPSNDFVVGGTCTEQLYGMCESLFEPDMEPDDLFETISQALVNACDRDAISGWGAVVYIIEKDKVTTKTVKTRMD; via the exons atg AGCATCCTAGCTTACAACGGTGGAGCAATAATCGCCATGAAGGGCAAGAACTGCGTGGCGATAGCAGCAGACCGCAGATTTGGCATCCAAGCGCAAACGATAACATGCAACTTCCAGAAAATCTTTGAAATGGGACCGTACCTGTATCTGAGCTTGCCCGGTCTGGCAACGGACACTCAAACCGTAATGGAAAAGCTGCGATTCAGGCTGAACCTTTACGAGCTGAAAGAAAACAGGAAGATACATCCGAAAACCTTCGCATCGATGGTCTCAAATTTGCTGTACGAAAGGAGATTCGGTCCCTACTTCGTAGAGCCCATTATCGCTGGCTTGAATCCAGTTACGTACGAGCCATTCATTTGCAATATGGACTTGATAGGCTGCATAAGTCCATCGAATGATTTTGTGGTCGGTGGAACCTGCACGGAGCAGCTTTATGGGATGTGCGAGTCTCTGTTCGAACCGGATATGGAGCCAGACGACCTTTTCGAGACGATCAGTCAGGCTTTGGTGAATGCTTGcgacagagatgcgatatctggctGGGGCGCTGTTGTTTATATCAT AGAGAAGGATAAAGTTACGACTAAGACTGTTAAGACGAGGATGGATTAA